In Aliamphritea ceti, a single window of DNA contains:
- a CDS encoding sigma-54-dependent Fis family transcriptional regulator, which produces MDYSIEDSVLALEELVQINLSITREKDIKRLLDKILTAARKLTSAEAGCVYILDRKKRFLIPEVAQGDYFSQLSNELRPVDLLAEKRSGQTDVISWAALSGQVVNIANTYQYSGFDFAEQYRLDRLFGQQTVSMLVVPLTDFEGSSLGVMKLYNRRENEQGEINAFPAQLEGLVKAFAVQAVVVAENARLLADNRVLIEQLDSARHVLEIENQELKERISGSLVVDNIIGDSPEMRKVFSLMEKIVSTSATIMIRGETGTGKELVAACIHRNSPQRSKQAFVAQNCAALPEELLESELFGYKKGAFSGASADKKGLIELASGGTLFLDEIGDMPLKLQAKLLRVLQEREVRPLGALHPIKIDLRVIAATHQDLLELIDKGEFREDLYYRLNVFPIDLPALKDRRDDIPALVHYFIGNIAQQYGKQISGIKSAVLDVIQAQPLPGNIRELRNMIERAVLLAPEDGVIELQHLPESMTAAAPVMAADSEGVCLDGDSLKDTMQRLEAKVIAKKLQAYKGNQTRTAKALGVSRRSLVEKLSRYNLRDNPLVCH; this is translated from the coding sequence ATGGATTATTCAATCGAAGATTCTGTATTGGCGCTTGAAGAGCTGGTTCAGATTAATCTTTCAATTACCCGTGAAAAGGATATCAAACGCTTACTGGATAAAATCCTCACAGCCGCCAGAAAACTGACGTCTGCAGAAGCTGGTTGTGTCTATATTCTGGATCGAAAAAAACGTTTCCTGATCCCTGAAGTGGCGCAGGGAGATTATTTTTCTCAGCTGAGTAATGAACTTCGCCCGGTTGATCTCCTGGCTGAAAAGCGTTCAGGCCAGACCGACGTTATCTCCTGGGCGGCCCTGTCGGGCCAGGTTGTTAATATCGCCAATACGTATCAATACAGCGGTTTTGATTTTGCTGAACAGTACCGTTTAGACAGACTCTTTGGTCAGCAAACGGTGTCAATGCTGGTGGTCCCGCTGACTGATTTTGAAGGCAGCAGCCTGGGGGTGATGAAACTTTACAATCGCCGGGAGAATGAGCAGGGAGAGATTAATGCTTTCCCGGCTCAGCTGGAAGGTTTGGTTAAAGCCTTTGCTGTTCAGGCTGTGGTGGTTGCAGAAAATGCGCGTTTGCTGGCAGATAACCGGGTACTGATAGAGCAACTGGATTCGGCCAGACATGTTCTGGAAATTGAAAATCAGGAGCTGAAAGAGCGAATCAGCGGTTCACTTGTAGTAGATAACATCATTGGTGACTCACCGGAGATGCGTAAGGTGTTCAGCCTGATGGAGAAAATCGTCAGCACCAGCGCAACCATTATGATTCGGGGCGAAACCGGAACAGGTAAGGAGTTGGTGGCTGCGTGCATTCACCGTAATAGTCCGCAACGCAGTAAGCAGGCTTTTGTCGCACAGAACTGCGCGGCATTGCCTGAAGAGCTCCTCGAGTCAGAATTATTCGGTTATAAGAAAGGTGCGTTCAGCGGTGCTTCTGCGGATAAAAAAGGACTGATTGAATTAGCCAGTGGTGGCACCTTATTTCTGGATGAAATCGGTGATATGCCACTTAAATTACAAGCTAAACTGCTGCGTGTTTTGCAAGAGCGGGAAGTGCGACCGCTGGGAGCTTTGCACCCTATAAAGATTGATCTGCGGGTGATTGCAGCAACCCATCAGGACCTTCTGGAACTCATTGATAAAGGAGAATTCAGGGAAGACCTTTATTATCGACTGAATGTTTTCCCGATTGACCTGCCGGCGTTAAAAGATCGACGTGACGATATCCCTGCGCTGGTTCACTACTTTATCGGAAATATAGCGCAGCAATATGGAAAACAGATTTCAGGTATTAAATCGGCAGTTTTAGATGTGATTCAGGCGCAGCCTTTACCGGGGAACATCAGAGAGCTCCGTAATATGATTGAGCGTGCTGTGTTATTAGCGCCAGAAGACGGCGTGATCGAGTTACAGCATTTGCCTGAATCAATGACTGCTGCAGCACCGGTTATGGCGGCAGATTCTGAAGGAGTTTGCCTGGATGGTGACAGCCTCAAGGATACAATGCAGCGGCTGGAAGCAAAGGTAATCGCCAAGAAACTGCAGGCGTATAAAGGTAACCAGACCCGTACCGCGAAAGCGTTGGGGGTTTCAAGAAGATCCTTGGTTGAAAAGTTGAGCCGGTACAATCTGCGTGATAATCCTTTGGTCTGCCATTGA
- the tssB gene encoding type VI secretion system contractile sheath small subunit encodes MAKEGSVAPKERINIVYKPAIGDAKEEIELPLKIMMVGDYTLREDEDEVEDRELIDVDKANFNDVMSNQKLSLQLTVPNKLSGEEGDEMPVDLSIDTLKDFEPEAVVRQVPEMAKLLELREALSFLKGPLGNVPAFRKQIDELLGDDESRQKLMAELGIEQP; translated from the coding sequence ATGGCTAAAGAAGGATCAGTCGCTCCTAAGGAAAGGATCAATATTGTCTATAAGCCTGCTATAGGCGATGCAAAGGAAGAGATTGAATTACCGCTGAAGATCATGATGGTGGGTGATTATACTTTGCGTGAAGACGAAGACGAGGTGGAGGACCGTGAGCTGATTGATGTCGACAAGGCGAATTTTAACGACGTCATGTCTAATCAGAAGCTGAGCTTGCAACTGACAGTGCCTAATAAATTGTCTGGTGAAGAGGGCGATGAAATGCCCGTGGATCTGAGCATCGATACGCTGAAAGATTTTGAGCCAGAAGCCGTGGTCCGCCAGGTTCCGGAAATGGCTAAGCTCCTCGAGCTGCGAGAAGCATTGTCATTCTTGAAAGGTCCACTGGGCAACGTACCTGCTTTTCGTAAGCAGATTGATGAGCTGTTAGGCGACGACGAGTCACGTCAGAAGTTGATGGCTGAACTCGGCATTGAGCAACCGTAA
- the tssE gene encoding type VI secretion system baseplate subunit TssE — protein MLEYSLLQRIALGDEGAQRSLEVGVDKLRQSVRLHLQNLFNVRYGSVTALPEYGLPDFNDLDLNSGYMQAVKDMRKAIKRALELYEPRLDQTRVSFTQNEDDPTDLRFEIVARLVVPGSPVRVKFETMMGNDGLFKVQS, from the coding sequence ATGCTTGAGTATTCATTATTGCAGCGGATTGCATTAGGTGATGAAGGTGCGCAGCGGTCACTTGAGGTAGGGGTGGATAAGCTTCGCCAATCCGTCCGGTTGCATTTACAGAACCTGTTTAACGTGCGTTATGGCAGTGTTACTGCATTACCTGAGTATGGTTTGCCTGATTTTAATGACCTGGATTTGAATAGCGGATATATGCAGGCAGTTAAGGATATGCGTAAAGCGATTAAACGGGCATTGGAACTGTATGAGCCTCGTCTGGATCAGACCCGCGTATCCTTTACACAGAATGAAGATGATCCGACGGATCTGCGCTTTGAGATTGTGGCGCGTTTGGTTGTTCCCGGAAGCCCTGTGCGAGTTAAGTTTGAAACTATGATGGGAAATGATGGCTTATTTAAAGTACAGAGCTGA
- the tssF gene encoding type VI secretion system baseplate subunit TssF: MAFNKYYQDELSYLRELGVEFSHQNPGLSKFLSEEGNDPDVERLFEGVAFLTGRLRQKLDDQLPEITHSLTSLLWPHYLRPLPAMSILEYKPVTSALTEGKKISKGEMVRSVEVDGTACQFRTCYDVDIYPISLTDLTTSVNSDGAEMAIRFELETGATAESMQLKNLRLFLHGDRETHISQALYLWLFRYLDSVHLEAGYKDGRANTQHRLPGLPVSPVGFAEDEDLLPQSNRSFEGYRYLQEFFSLPEKFMFVDVNVDLPVMSAPMLEHFTLRFKFNRQFDSQLRVKKGHVRLFCTPIINLFEHDADPIKVDPRKLEYLVRPDYGQQEHIELFSIDSVLGKQRGRSDIYRYEAFESFEHELNHSDQRRQIFYTQHRKMSTLQNGVDNYLRFVDLDNHKALPVTEIISIELTCTNRQLPETLRAGDIIYPTSDSPEFVTFKNISRVTGALPPPVREGLHWQLIANLALHYRPLSNLESLKNLLTSYDLRAMFDRQTERASKQLQEGIVGIQTETIDRISKGVPVRALQTRMQMRESKFGAKGIQGESSMFLFAAVLSGFFAQYAPINSHHQLIVEGLENGEVYQWKIQPGLKTIL, encoded by the coding sequence ATGGCATTTAACAAATATTATCAGGATGAGCTTTCTTACCTTCGAGAGTTAGGTGTTGAGTTTTCACACCAGAATCCGGGGTTGTCAAAGTTTCTGTCAGAAGAAGGCAATGATCCGGATGTTGAGCGTTTGTTTGAAGGCGTTGCATTCCTCACCGGGCGGCTCCGGCAGAAGCTTGATGATCAGCTACCTGAGATCACTCATTCTCTGACCAGCCTGTTATGGCCGCACTACCTGCGGCCATTACCTGCAATGAGTATTCTGGAGTACAAACCTGTCACCAGCGCACTGACAGAAGGAAAGAAAATCTCAAAGGGCGAGATGGTGCGCAGCGTAGAAGTGGATGGCACTGCTTGCCAGTTCAGGACTTGCTACGACGTTGATATATATCCTATCAGTCTGACTGATCTGACGACCTCCGTTAACAGTGATGGCGCGGAGATGGCTATTCGGTTTGAATTGGAAACTGGCGCTACAGCTGAGTCGATGCAGTTGAAAAACCTGCGGTTATTTTTGCACGGCGATCGCGAAACTCATATCAGCCAGGCCTTATATTTATGGCTGTTTCGTTATCTGGACAGTGTGCACTTAGAGGCCGGATACAAAGATGGCCGTGCTAATACGCAGCACCGTTTACCCGGGTTGCCGGTTTCTCCGGTTGGCTTTGCTGAAGATGAGGATTTGCTGCCTCAGAGTAACCGTTCATTTGAAGGTTATCGCTATTTGCAGGAGTTTTTCAGTTTGCCTGAAAAGTTCATGTTTGTAGATGTGAATGTCGATCTTCCGGTGATGTCAGCCCCCATGCTGGAGCACTTTACACTGAGATTTAAGTTTAATCGCCAGTTCGATTCTCAGCTGCGGGTGAAGAAAGGTCATGTTCGTCTGTTTTGTACACCTATCATCAACTTGTTTGAACATGATGCTGACCCGATCAAAGTTGACCCGCGCAAGCTGGAATATTTAGTCCGTCCTGATTATGGGCAGCAAGAACATATTGAGCTTTTCAGCATAGACAGTGTGTTGGGTAAGCAAAGAGGGCGAAGCGATATCTATCGCTATGAGGCGTTTGAGAGTTTTGAACACGAATTAAACCACAGTGATCAACGCCGTCAGATTTTTTATACGCAGCACAGGAAGATGTCGACCCTGCAAAATGGTGTCGATAATTATCTGCGCTTTGTTGATCTTGATAACCATAAAGCGCTACCCGTGACAGAGATCATTTCTATAGAACTGACCTGCACTAACCGCCAGTTGCCAGAAACACTAAGGGCGGGGGACATCATTTATCCCACTTCTGACTCCCCGGAATTTGTAACTTTTAAAAATATCTCCCGGGTGACCGGAGCATTACCGCCACCTGTCAGAGAAGGGCTGCACTGGCAACTTATTGCCAACCTTGCATTGCACTATCGCCCTCTGTCCAATCTGGAGTCACTTAAGAACTTGCTTACCAGCTATGACTTACGGGCAATGTTTGACCGGCAGACAGAGCGTGCCAGTAAACAGTTGCAGGAAGGAATCGTTGGTATTCAGACTGAGACGATTGATCGTATATCCAAGGGTGTGCCGGTTAGAGCGTTACAGACCCGGATGCAGATGCGGGAAAGCAAGTTTGGTGCAAAGGGGATACAGGGTGAAAGCAGCATGTTTTTATTCGCAGCGGTGCTGAGTGGCTTTTTTGCGCAGTACGCTCCGATTAACTCGCATCATCAACTGATTGTCGAAGGGCTTGAGAATGGAGAGGTGTATCAATGGAAGATACAACCGGGTTTGAAAACGATTCTCTGA
- the tssG gene encoding type VI secretion system baseplate subunit TssG — translation MEDTTGFENDSLTQLILRDSHQFDFFQAVRLLEKNAPVKVGYQGAVAKEQVRFAGHPSLAFASSDIAKARIDSSGKAVLESNFIGLYGAPSPMPVHVTESIIAEQMRIETQDHQTYFIKKEEQLQRLRDYRLDVSSLLNDATDIKKQIKSGAFAVREFSESCLERLRRSESLPDILGRSDYQAFRQGELLLQLYDVPAARQRDFLDLFNHRFTSLLYRSWEKYQPGILYQKRAEDPFSEGVFSLMGAPDKQARERSAVNWPRLLGYAGLIAMNANSVSVMTSVISGYFGMIPVQIQEYVERWADIPGDQLNSLGKANSRLGDDLCLGKKIKDHCGKFRVCIGPLDFETFERFLPDGDAYAALLELIELLMPEQLCFDIELILKREDVPPFTLGGASAPKLGWVGWLAKATGEDPRVVLSNTVQDKWISKPD, via the coding sequence ATGGAAGATACAACCGGGTTTGAAAACGATTCTCTGACTCAGCTTATTCTCAGGGATTCGCATCAGTTTGATTTTTTTCAGGCGGTGCGTCTGTTAGAAAAAAACGCTCCTGTAAAGGTCGGTTATCAGGGTGCCGTGGCTAAAGAGCAGGTTCGCTTTGCCGGGCACCCCTCGCTGGCGTTTGCCAGTAGCGATATAGCAAAAGCACGTATTGATTCCAGTGGAAAGGCAGTGCTGGAATCCAATTTCATCGGGCTGTATGGCGCGCCTTCGCCGATGCCCGTGCATGTAACGGAAAGCATCATTGCTGAGCAGATGCGGATCGAAACTCAGGATCATCAGACCTACTTCATTAAAAAAGAGGAGCAGCTTCAGCGCTTACGGGATTATCGACTGGATGTATCCAGTCTTCTGAACGATGCGACTGATATAAAAAAACAGATCAAGTCAGGCGCATTTGCGGTAAGGGAATTCAGTGAAAGCTGTTTAGAGCGTCTGAGACGTTCAGAATCCCTGCCCGACATTCTGGGGCGGTCCGATTATCAGGCATTCCGTCAGGGAGAGCTCCTGCTACAGCTTTATGATGTTCCTGCAGCAAGGCAAAGAGACTTTCTGGATCTGTTTAATCACCGGTTTACTTCGCTGCTGTATCGGAGCTGGGAAAAATATCAGCCGGGTATTCTGTATCAGAAAAGGGCTGAAGATCCGTTCTCTGAAGGTGTTTTCTCTCTGATGGGAGCGCCTGACAAACAGGCCAGAGAGCGTTCAGCAGTGAATTGGCCAAGGTTGTTGGGATACGCCGGGCTAATAGCAATGAATGCTAACTCAGTTAGCGTGATGACCTCTGTAATAAGTGGTTATTTTGGGATGATTCCGGTGCAAATCCAGGAGTACGTTGAGCGCTGGGCAGATATTCCGGGTGATCAGCTCAATAGCCTGGGTAAAGCCAATAGCCGGCTGGGTGATGACCTGTGTCTGGGAAAAAAAATTAAAGACCATTGCGGCAAGTTCAGAGTGTGTATTGGCCCTCTTGATTTTGAAACTTTTGAACGCTTTCTGCCCGATGGCGACGCTTATGCTGCTTTATTAGAACTTATTGAGCTCTTAATGCCGGAACAATTGTGCTTCGACATTGAGCTTATATTGAAACGCGAGGATGTTCCCCCGTTCACCCTGGGTGGGGCATCTGCACCGAAATTAGGTTGGGTGGGTTGGTTGGCGAAAGCCACGGGGGAAGACCCTCGTGTAGTGCTGAGCAACACCGTACAGGACAAATGGATCAGTAAGCCAGATTAA
- the tssC gene encoding type VI secretion system contractile sheath large subunit, whose translation MSEQEMIAGQAEVVETESGSLLDQILQQTNMKAGDESYDVASKGVQAFIAEILTSGEKTERVRKQLVDDMIAEIDEKLSLQLDQILHNEKVQKLESAWRGLKFVVDRTDFRENNKIQILNVSKDDLAVDFEDASEITQSGLYKQVYTAEYGQHGGEPVAAIMANYEFEHSAPDISLLQNVASVSTMAHAPFIGAASPKFFGVEDIQSLPNLNDIAAIFEGPQYAKWRSFRESEDARSVGLTLPRFLLRLPYHERDNPVKAFCYNENIDGDHQNYLWGNTSFAFASRLTESFAKYRWCPNIIGPQSGGAVEDLPLHQYEAMGQIETKIPTEVLVSDRREFELAEAGFIPLTFRKGSDNAAFFSANSTQKPKFFGISKEGKEAEMNYKLSTQLPYMFIVNRLAHYIKVLQRENIGSWKERNDLEEELNVWIRQFVANQDGASAEVRSRRPLRDASIQVSDVEGEPGFYRVSMNVRPHFKYMGADFTLSLVGKLDKS comes from the coding sequence ATGTCAGAACAGGAAATGATTGCGGGGCAAGCTGAAGTCGTTGAAACAGAGAGCGGCTCCTTGCTCGATCAGATTTTGCAGCAAACCAACATGAAAGCAGGTGATGAGTCTTATGATGTTGCATCGAAAGGTGTACAGGCTTTCATTGCAGAGATCCTGACTTCGGGTGAGAAGACCGAGCGGGTTCGTAAACAGCTTGTCGACGATATGATTGCTGAGATCGATGAAAAACTGAGTCTTCAACTTGACCAGATTCTGCATAACGAGAAAGTGCAGAAACTGGAATCGGCCTGGCGTGGCCTGAAGTTTGTTGTTGACCGGACCGATTTCCGCGAGAACAACAAAATTCAAATCCTGAATGTTTCAAAGGATGATCTGGCTGTCGATTTTGAAGATGCGTCAGAGATCACCCAGTCAGGTTTATACAAGCAGGTTTATACCGCTGAATACGGTCAGCACGGTGGTGAACCTGTAGCTGCAATTATGGCCAACTATGAGTTTGAACACAGCGCTCCGGATATCAGCTTACTGCAGAACGTAGCCAGTGTTTCCACTATGGCGCATGCGCCGTTCATCGGTGCTGCATCTCCAAAGTTCTTTGGCGTTGAAGACATTCAATCGTTGCCAAATCTGAACGATATCGCAGCTATTTTCGAAGGGCCTCAGTATGCTAAGTGGCGTTCGTTCCGTGAAAGCGAGGATGCCAGAAGTGTTGGTTTGACCCTGCCGAGATTCCTGCTGCGTTTACCTTATCATGAGCGTGATAACCCGGTTAAGGCGTTCTGTTATAACGAGAACATCGACGGTGATCATCAGAATTATCTATGGGGCAACACCTCTTTTGCGTTTGCTTCACGTCTGACTGAGAGCTTTGCTAAATACCGCTGGTGCCCGAATATTATTGGTCCGCAGAGCGGTGGTGCTGTTGAAGATCTGCCGTTGCATCAGTATGAAGCAATGGGCCAGATTGAAACGAAAATCCCTACTGAAGTACTGGTATCGGATCGCCGTGAATTTGAACTGGCGGAAGCGGGCTTTATCCCTCTTACCTTCAGAAAAGGCAGCGATAACGCAGCATTCTTCTCTGCTAACTCGACTCAGAAGCCGAAATTCTTTGGTATTAGCAAGGAAGGCAAAGAAGCTGAGATGAACTACAAACTCAGCACTCAGTTGCCGTATATGTTCATCGTTAACCGTCTGGCGCACTACATCAAAGTGCTGCAGCGGGAGAACATTGGTAGCTGGAAAGAGCGCAACGATCTGGAAGAAGAACTGAATGTCTGGATCCGTCAGTTTGTCGCCAATCAGGATGGTGCGAGTGCCGAAGTACGTAGCCGACGTCCGCTGCGTGATGCAAGCATTCAGGTTTCCGATGTTGAGGGTGAACCGGGCTTTTACCGTGTATCTATGAACGTGCGTCCGCACTTCAAATACATGGGGGCAGATTTCACTCTGTCTTTGGTTGGTAAGCTGGATAAGTCCTGA
- the tssH gene encoding type VI secretion system ATPase TssH: MDNIKMKSLMGRLNKNVTRALEASAGLAVSHGAYEISVEHFLLKMLEDDNDLAQILVHYKINVMHFVRDLQHAVETDKKGNTGKPVFSRTLMGLFEDAWLIASLERRDSEIRSGVLVLAILSNQRRHGMAGYCDSLSEISVDDLLKNYDDIVADSPEQKAVLSQAGHQASVAEKEVDLGPLHKYCTHFTARAREGLIDPVFCRDTEIRQMIDILGRRRKNNPICVGDAGVGKTAVVEGLALKIAQGEVPDVLADVELYGLDLGLLQAGASVKGEFENRLNGVITAVKESPKPIILFIDEAHTLIGAGGAAGSGDAANLLKPALARGELRTVAATTWSEYKKYFEKDPALARRFQLVKLDEPTVDQAVTIIRGLRETYEAAHGVYVRDDAVEAAASLSSRYISGRQLPDKAVDVLDTAAARVKISISSIPYGVEDADRRIQTLQRERAALERDIAADIMADEGQLDALDVLLDQSMTERDVLTDQWQKEKAIVERILEHRQTLAKAHLETAEGDACETIDEAGLKQQIRDELAELAGIQGDNPLIHYEVSPDVVGRVIADWTGIPLGKMVRDEAASVLTLADNLKQRIRGQDHAIDAIDRGVRAAKAGVNNPDTPLGVFLLVGPSGVGKTEMALGVADMLFGGERFLTTINMSEFQEKHTVSRLIGSPPGYVGFGEGGVLTEAVRQKPYSLVLLDEVEKADLEVMNLFYQVFDKGMLSDGEGQLVNFRNSAVFLTSNLATEIITDMCSDGKRPDPEALMAAIRPTLSKHFKPALLARMQIVPFYTIDTSVMSDIARLKLNKVVDRVGNSQQLDMQYTDEVVETIAQRCQEVESGARNIDHIINGSLLPQLASELLEHMNSEARFTRVDLDINDAGDFSLSFSK, translated from the coding sequence ATGGATAATATAAAAATGAAATCCCTGATGGGACGCCTGAACAAAAATGTAACCCGTGCGCTGGAAGCTTCTGCGGGGCTGGCGGTTTCCCATGGCGCTTATGAGATTAGCGTTGAGCATTTTTTACTGAAAATGCTGGAGGATGATAATGACCTCGCGCAGATTCTTGTGCACTACAAAATCAATGTTATGCACTTTGTCCGCGACCTGCAGCATGCAGTAGAGACGGATAAAAAAGGCAATACAGGTAAGCCTGTTTTCTCCCGTACACTGATGGGCTTGTTTGAAGACGCGTGGCTTATTGCGTCATTGGAACGGCGTGACAGCGAAATCCGCAGCGGTGTTTTGGTGCTGGCGATTCTGTCAAATCAGCGGCGTCACGGCATGGCTGGTTATTGTGACAGTTTGTCTGAAATTTCCGTTGATGATTTATTAAAAAATTACGACGACATTGTTGCTGATTCTCCAGAGCAGAAAGCCGTTTTGAGCCAGGCAGGTCATCAGGCTTCAGTTGCAGAGAAAGAAGTTGATCTGGGGCCTTTGCATAAATATTGCACACATTTTACAGCCCGAGCCCGGGAAGGTCTGATCGATCCGGTATTCTGCCGTGATACTGAAATCCGGCAGATGATCGATATATTAGGACGCCGTCGTAAAAATAACCCGATCTGTGTGGGTGATGCCGGTGTTGGTAAAACAGCAGTGGTTGAAGGGTTGGCGCTTAAAATTGCACAAGGAGAAGTGCCTGATGTTCTGGCCGATGTAGAGCTTTATGGCCTTGACCTGGGTCTGCTTCAAGCCGGCGCAAGTGTTAAAGGAGAATTCGAAAACCGTTTGAACGGCGTTATTACGGCGGTTAAAGAATCACCTAAACCTATTATTCTGTTCATCGATGAAGCCCATACGTTGATCGGTGCAGGCGGTGCTGCAGGCAGTGGCGATGCTGCCAACCTGCTTAAACCTGCTCTGGCTCGCGGTGAATTACGTACCGTTGCAGCAACCACTTGGTCCGAATATAAGAAGTACTTTGAGAAAGACCCTGCTTTAGCCCGCCGTTTTCAATTGGTAAAACTGGATGAGCCGACAGTCGATCAGGCCGTTACTATCATCAGAGGTCTGCGGGAAACTTATGAAGCAGCACACGGTGTTTATGTAAGAGATGATGCTGTTGAAGCGGCTGCAAGTTTGTCGTCACGTTACATTTCAGGTCGCCAGCTACCGGATAAAGCTGTTGATGTATTAGATACAGCAGCAGCCAGGGTCAAAATCAGTATCTCCTCTATTCCTTATGGCGTTGAAGATGCCGACCGTAGAATTCAGACATTACAGAGAGAAAGAGCGGCGCTCGAACGCGATATCGCCGCTGATATCATGGCCGATGAAGGCCAGTTAGATGCGCTGGATGTTTTGTTAGATCAGTCCATGACTGAGCGGGACGTGCTGACCGATCAATGGCAGAAAGAGAAAGCCATTGTTGAGCGGATTCTTGAACACCGACAAACACTGGCGAAGGCTCATCTTGAAACTGCAGAAGGGGACGCCTGTGAGACCATCGATGAAGCCGGGCTTAAGCAGCAGATTCGTGATGAGCTGGCTGAGCTTGCAGGCATTCAGGGTGACAATCCACTGATTCATTATGAAGTCTCTCCTGACGTTGTCGGACGTGTGATAGCAGACTGGACCGGTATTCCTCTGGGGAAAATGGTGCGGGATGAAGCAGCATCAGTACTGACACTGGCGGATAATTTAAAGCAGCGTATCCGTGGTCAGGACCATGCAATCGATGCAATTGACAGAGGGGTGCGTGCAGCTAAAGCCGGTGTCAATAATCCAGATACGCCGTTGGGTGTGTTCCTTCTTGTAGGGCCGAGTGGCGTGGGTAAAACTGAGATGGCTCTTGGCGTTGCCGATATGCTGTTCGGTGGCGAACGCTTTTTAACCACGATTAATATGTCCGAGTTTCAGGAGAAACATACTGTTTCCCGTCTTATCGGTTCACCACCTGGTTATGTCGGCTTCGGTGAAGGTGGTGTATTAACGGAAGCCGTACGTCAGAAGCCATATTCACTGGTGCTGTTGGATGAAGTGGAAAAAGCAGATCTGGAAGTGATGAACCTGTTCTATCAGGTGTTTGATAAAGGCATGTTGTCGGATGGCGAAGGCCAGCTAGTTAACTTCCGTAACTCCGCTGTATTTCTTACCTCGAATCTGGCAACTGAAATCATTACGGATATGTGTAGCGATGGTAAGCGTCCGGATCCGGAAGCGCTGATGGCGGCCATTCGCCCAACACTGAGTAAGCACTTTAAACCGGCACTGCTGGCCCGTATGCAAATTGTTCCTTTTTACACCATTGATACCTCAGTGATGTCTGATATCGCGCGTCTCAAGCTTAATAAAGTTGTCGATCGGGTAGGAAATAGTCAGCAACTGGACATGCAGTACACCGATGAGGTGGTCGAAACCATTGCGCAGCGATGCCAGGAAGTGGAAAGCGGTGCACGTAATATTGACCATATTATTAATGGCTCTCTTCTGCCGCAGTTAGCGAGTGAATTACTCGAACATATGAATAGTGAGGCCCGGTTTACACGCGTAGATCTGGATATAAACGATGCCGGTGATTTCTCGTTGTCTTTCAGTAAATAG